One region of Vallitalea okinawensis genomic DNA includes:
- a CDS encoding helix-turn-helix transcriptional regulator, with protein MAIYEALKESIRFIESNLEKNIGVKDVADVVSYSQFYLSREFSRVTHISIYDYIIRRKICESYRYLIATQSKIVDVAFKYGFNSHEVYSRAFKKVFGMNPSQIRVDDYLAYYDAIDDHYFDFLYHLNWELVDEGVTSCYFDGIPTRALEYRNALIVLSKDHTYEQFRLQGNLVAVKDTHLVYELKDMVHRIRVYSTNTDFAYRFFVDNYLDRNDLTSNYILLKKENKYIDIIVPTLNPRSSH; from the coding sequence ATGGCCATTTACGAAGCCCTGAAGGAAAGCATTCGGTTCATTGAATCTAACTTAGAAAAAAACATTGGTGTGAAGGATGTAGCAGATGTAGTATCCTATTCACAATTTTATTTATCAAGGGAGTTCTCTAGAGTAACTCACATATCTATTTATGACTATATTATTAGACGGAAAATTTGTGAATCCTATAGATATCTTATTGCAACACAATCAAAAATAGTTGATGTGGCTTTTAAGTACGGCTTTAATTCACATGAAGTCTATTCAAGGGCTTTTAAAAAAGTATTTGGAATGAATCCGAGTCAAATAAGAGTCGATGATTACTTAGCTTATTATGATGCAATCGATGACCACTACTTTGACTTTTTGTATCATTTAAATTGGGAGCTTGTAGATGAGGGTGTAACTTCCTGCTATTTCGATGGCATACCCACTAGAGCGTTAGAATATCGTAATGCATTGATTGTTTTGTCCAAGGATCATACTTATGAACAATTTAGGTTACAAGGGAATCTCGTTGCTGTTAAAGATACACACCTCGTTTATGAGCTAAAAGATATGGTTCATAGAATAAGAGTATACAGTACAAATACTGATTTTGCCTATCGATTTTTTGTTGATAATTATTTGGATAGAAATGATTTGACTAGTAATTATATATTATTAAAAAAAGAAAACAAATATATTGATATTATTGTGCCTACATTAAACCCTAGATCATCCCATTAG
- a CDS encoding Bax inhibitor-1/YccA family protein: MHQQPHLTPQEMLDMQLEQSRFMTKVYGWMTLGLLITAITALFTVYTSVFDFVFYNQFTFIGILIGEIALVIYLTRRIHKMNPATAVTLFLVYSAVNGLTISAYFLVYTTGSIVSTFMITAVTFGIMSVYGLVTKTDLTKLGNLFLMGLVGFIIASVVNIFLQSEALYWIATYVGIIIFIGLIAYDTQKIKTYYFASTTATGEHTKASIMGALSLYLDFINLFLLLLRMFGRRR, translated from the coding sequence ATGCATCAACAACCACATTTAACGCCTCAAGAGATGTTGGATATGCAATTAGAACAAAGTAGATTTATGACAAAAGTATATGGCTGGATGACTTTAGGATTATTGATAACAGCTATTACAGCACTGTTTACTGTCTATACATCTGTTTTTGATTTTGTTTTTTATAATCAGTTCACTTTTATTGGTATTCTTATTGGTGAGATCGCCTTAGTTATTTATCTTACAAGACGTATTCACAAGATGAACCCAGCTACTGCAGTGACGTTATTTCTCGTATATTCAGCAGTCAATGGACTAACAATCTCTGCTTACTTCTTAGTTTATACAACAGGTTCTATCGTATCAACTTTTATGATAACTGCTGTTACTTTTGGAATCATGAGTGTTTATGGTTTAGTAACGAAAACCGATCTTACGAAACTAGGTAATCTTTTCTTGATGGGATTAGTAGGATTCATTATAGCATCCGTTGTTAATATATTCTTACAAAGTGAAGCGCTTTATTGGATAGCAACATATGTTGGAATCATTATCTTTATCGGATTAATAGCTTATGATACACAAAAAATTAAGACTTACTATTTTGCTTCGACGACAGCAACTGGTGAGCATACAAAAGCAAGTATTATGGGGGCACTATCCCTTTATCTTGACTTTATTAACTTATTCCTTTTATTACTTAGAATGTTTGGTCGTAGACGTTAA
- the bioB gene encoding biotin synthase BioB — MSIHIKSIKDKIINGDEITKDEALQLYAVDEEDYEILYDCANEIRKHFMGSRVDLCTIMNAKSGKCSEDCKYCAQSAHYRTGVVEYPLISKEKAIERALENASYGVDHFSLVTSGRGLSGKDFDEIVEIYRYLNEKVPRLRLCASLGIITTDQARRLKEVGVRTYHHNLETSEDYYKEICSTHPYSDRLTTISNAQEAGLSVCSGCIIGMGENEEDRIELAFKVKELGIRSVPINVLNPIKGTPMEGQPTLEPLEILKNMAIFRFILPKAFIRYAGGRNALKNLQAKGFEAGINAALVGNYLTTVGNKINEDIEMVRSKGFEYNR, encoded by the coding sequence GTGAGTATTCATATAAAATCCATAAAAGATAAAATAATAAACGGTGATGAAATAACAAAAGATGAAGCATTACAATTGTATGCTGTTGATGAAGAAGATTATGAAATACTATATGACTGCGCTAATGAGATTCGAAAGCACTTCATGGGCAGCAGGGTAGACCTTTGTACCATTATGAACGCCAAATCCGGTAAGTGTTCTGAGGATTGTAAATACTGTGCTCAATCAGCTCATTATCGAACAGGCGTTGTAGAGTATCCATTAATCAGCAAAGAAAAGGCTATAGAGAGAGCACTAGAAAATGCAAGTTATGGTGTGGACCATTTTTCACTTGTTACCAGTGGTAGAGGGTTATCAGGTAAAGATTTTGATGAAATTGTTGAGATATATCGTTATTTAAACGAAAAAGTTCCTAGACTTCGCTTATGTGCATCTTTAGGTATTATTACAACTGATCAAGCTAGACGGCTTAAAGAAGTTGGGGTTCGAACTTATCATCACAACTTAGAAACATCAGAAGATTATTATAAGGAAATCTGTTCAACGCATCCATACTCTGATCGATTAACGACTATAAGTAATGCTCAGGAAGCAGGACTCAGTGTATGCTCAGGCTGTATTATTGGGATGGGCGAAAACGAAGAGGACAGGATTGAACTTGCTTTTAAGGTCAAAGAATTAGGCATTCGATCTGTGCCAATCAATGTTCTCAATCCGATTAAAGGAACACCCATGGAAGGGCAACCTACCCTAGAGCCATTGGAGATTTTAAAAAACATGGCAATCTTTAGATTTATCCTACCGAAAGCTTTCATCCGCTATGCAGGTGGAAGAAATGCTTTGAAAAATTTACAAGCTAAAGGATTTGAAGCTGGCATTAATGCTGCTCTTGTTGGTAATTACTTAACAACTGTAGGTAACAAGATTAACGAAGATATTGAAATGGTAAGATCAAAAGGTTTTGAATATAATAGATAA
- a CDS encoding SAM-dependent methyltransferase, with translation MSVTFDPIGKVKIEESRFFLELDKCYFEATLGLEEYSHLQVVWWFHLYDSQETRSQTVVDKPYKNGPEKIGLLATRSPIRPNPIAITPCPLIHLDQENHRIEIAYIDCENDTPILDIKPYEPSIDRVRDVQMPKWCQHWPKYYEESATFDWGQEFNF, from the coding sequence ATGTCAGTTACATTTGATCCTATTGGTAAAGTAAAAATTGAAGAATCAAGGTTCTTCTTAGAATTGGATAAGTGTTACTTTGAAGCAACTCTAGGACTTGAAGAATATAGCCATCTTCAGGTTGTATGGTGGTTTCATCTTTATGATAGTCAAGAAACTAGAAGTCAAACAGTAGTCGATAAACCCTATAAAAATGGTCCAGAGAAGATTGGTTTATTAGCTACAAGATCTCCGATTAGACCTAATCCAATAGCCATTACACCTTGTCCTCTAATCCATCTTGATCAAGAGAATCACCGTATAGAGATTGCTTATATTGACTGTGAAAATGATACCCCTATACTGGATATCAAACCATATGAACCCTCAATTGATCGAGTAAGGGATGTTCAAATGCCAAAGTGGTGTCAGCATTGGCCAAAATACTATGAAGAATCAGCGACCTTTGACTGGGGTCAAGAATTTAACTTTTAA
- a CDS encoding vWA domain-containing protein, giving the protein MTIQEVMLQLLIKQPFYGYVAAGITPVESTSISTFKMSPYPSMKLHYNRQWFEGLEERHQIGVVLHELIHLIFLHAYRRENRDINLWTIACDMTVNEHIHKRYLHDEAITVDKIAKEIKETVPAKKSAETYYDIISASDQVLFFTTREEDIIIVIDSDKELKADKLSEDSLSDVNESALQNQLSQVMNDAFSEGESPEDMESLIDDIYIDFKVNWRQVLKRFLTGKGKIQTRKSYKRQSRRFENLPGTKRSVGIQALVAIDESGSISNGLVNKFYEELVTISKISGVEISVTRFDTECTPPVRLKEFIKTKNRMKSGGTDFRPIFKLADQMKIPLVIIFTDGDGKAPESVHQKTLWVINNREKRPAGFGHYVLFDS; this is encoded by the coding sequence ATGACAATTCAAGAAGTCATGCTGCAGTTACTCATTAAACAACCCTTCTATGGCTATGTAGCTGCTGGTATTACTCCAGTTGAGTCAACAAGCATATCCACTTTTAAAATGTCACCCTATCCTTCAATGAAACTCCACTATAATAGACAATGGTTTGAAGGACTAGAAGAAAGACATCAAATAGGTGTTGTTTTGCACGAATTGATTCACCTCATCTTTTTACATGCCTACAGAAGGGAAAATCGAGATATTAATCTATGGACAATTGCATGTGATATGACTGTAAATGAACATATTCATAAAAGGTATCTACATGATGAGGCTATTACAGTTGATAAAATTGCCAAAGAAATAAAAGAGACCGTACCTGCCAAAAAGAGTGCGGAAACTTATTATGATATCATCTCTGCCAGTGATCAAGTTTTATTTTTTACAACAAGAGAAGAAGATATCATCATTGTCATTGATAGTGATAAGGAATTAAAAGCTGATAAGCTTTCTGAAGACTCATTATCAGATGTCAATGAAAGTGCTCTGCAAAATCAGCTATCCCAAGTCATGAATGACGCCTTTTCAGAAGGTGAAAGTCCAGAAGATATGGAATCTTTGATAGATGATATATATATTGATTTCAAAGTCAATTGGCGACAAGTCTTAAAAAGGTTTTTAACAGGAAAAGGTAAGATACAAACTCGAAAATCCTATAAAAGACAATCAAGAAGGTTTGAGAACTTACCAGGAACAAAACGATCAGTTGGAATCCAAGCTTTAGTAGCTATAGACGAGAGCGGGTCCATATCTAATGGCTTGGTTAATAAGTTCTATGAGGAACTAGTGACCATAAGTAAAATCTCTGGCGTTGAGATATCTGTTACAAGGTTTGATACAGAATGTACCCCTCCGGTTAGACTAAAGGAATTTATTAAGACTAAAAATCGAATGAAAAGTGGCGGAACAGATTTTAGACCAATTTTCAAATTAGCTGATCAAATGAAAATACCCTTGGTCATTATATTTACTGATGGTGATGGCAAAGCACCAGAGAGTGTTCATCAGAAAACCTTATGGGTCATTAATAATCGTGAAAAAAGACCTGCAGGCTTTGGGCATTATGTTCTTTTCGATAGTTGA
- a CDS encoding HAD family hydrolase has translation MYNNIKALLFDAGRTLNYPRTGNWFFPPNFFEHVEKDVFHSINQQKLEAALMKAYQYLDENHLILSEEEELQAFNKFYKLLFDSVDEIDIDDDKILAIAKDTVFNDDKFIFYEDCYEYIPKFKEHYKLGIVSDTWPSLDRVFKSFRLRDYFDSFVMSSTLGVFKPNEKMYMTALEELDIQPEEALFIDDSPKNIEGAKALGLQAILIVRDGEAIDYDGEYIHNLEELERLLNK, from the coding sequence ATGTATAATAATATAAAAGCATTACTATTCGATGCTGGCAGAACTTTAAATTATCCACGAACAGGTAACTGGTTTTTTCCACCTAATTTTTTTGAGCATGTAGAAAAAGATGTTTTCCATTCAATTAATCAGCAAAAATTAGAAGCAGCTCTCATGAAGGCTTATCAGTACTTAGATGAAAACCATTTAATTCTAAGTGAAGAAGAAGAGTTACAAGCCTTTAATAAGTTCTATAAGTTGCTTTTTGACAGTGTTGATGAAATTGACATAGATGATGATAAGATACTAGCGATTGCTAAAGATACAGTTTTCAATGACGATAAATTTATCTTTTACGAAGATTGTTATGAGTACATACCTAAGTTCAAAGAGCATTACAAGCTAGGTATCGTATCAGATACTTGGCCTTCTCTTGACCGTGTCTTTAAGAGTTTTAGACTTAGAGATTATTTTGACTCCTTTGTTATGTCTTCGACCTTAGGGGTATTTAAACCTAATGAGAAAATGTACATGACTGCACTTGAAGAATTAGATATTCAACCAGAGGAAGCTTTATTTATTGATGATTCACCTAAAAATATTGAAGGCGCAAAAGCTCTTGGTCTACAGGCTATTTTAATTGTAAGAGATGGTGAGGCAATTGACTATGATGGGGAATACATACATAATTTAGAAGAGTTAGAGCGATTATTAAATAAATAA
- a CDS encoding GyrI-like domain-containing protein: MDIELVERDAMLLGGMSFYGDPLSTKGGWDEENEIGRTWQRFMTYVHSHEERTYTSHDSYFYELHIYNEDTPKNGQFQVFVGEKVNTSQLPVKLDSKYIPSSLYLKVTLRGKEIISDWWYELEQEIASNKNIQRNYQYIIQAYDHRFKGMDKINESELDAYIPVERI, from the coding sequence ATGGATATAGAATTAGTGGAACGAGATGCCATGTTACTAGGTGGAATGAGTTTCTATGGAGATCCTTTAAGTACAAAAGGTGGATGGGATGAAGAAAATGAGATAGGTAGAACATGGCAGAGATTTATGACGTATGTTCATTCTCATGAGGAGCGAACTTATACAAGTCATGACTCATACTTCTATGAACTGCATATCTATAATGAAGATACGCCAAAAAATGGGCAATTTCAAGTATTCGTTGGAGAGAAAGTGAACACAAGTCAATTGCCAGTAAAGTTGGATTCTAAATATATACCTTCTTCACTATATTTGAAAGTTACCTTACGAGGAAAAGAGATCATCAGCGATTGGTGGTATGAACTTGAACAAGAAATAGCATCAAATAAAAATATACAAAGAAATTATCAATACATTATACAAGCCTATGATCATCGATTTAAGGGAATGGACAAGATTAATGAATCAGAGCTAGATGCTTATATTCCGGTAGAGAGGATATAA
- a CDS encoding uroporphyrinogen decarboxylase family protein, with the protein MGFEPNYTHVLNAASNIQPKRLPLYEHAINEPFIDKVINKNITELMRGTKADRQEYMRYYINFFKDMGYDTISFERCITSILPDGGALGGHKKGIIQSRQDFKRYPWGELKDKFFSQFSEDFELLREEMPQGMKAIGGVGNGVFECVQDLVGYTDLCLILFDDPELFRDLFIQSGKIILEIWNEFLKKYGDMFCVYRFGDDLGFKDTTLLSPDTIRNHIIPEYKKVVDLVHSYHKPFLLHSCGNIFPIMEDLLNVVKIDAKHSNEDVIAPFSFWIDQYGDRIGNFGGVDVGLLCQGSEQEIKAYVKDVIKYSTGHKGFAFGSGNSIPEYIPVEGYLAMIEAAREARGE; encoded by the coding sequence ATGGGATTTGAACCAAACTATACCCATGTACTAAATGCTGCAAGTAACATTCAACCCAAAAGACTGCCATTGTATGAGCATGCAATCAACGAGCCATTTATTGATAAAGTCATTAATAAGAATATTACTGAACTCATGCGTGGTACTAAAGCAGATAGACAGGAGTATATGAGATATTACATCAACTTCTTTAAAGATATGGGTTATGATACCATAAGCTTTGAAAGATGCATTACCAGCATACTACCTGATGGAGGTGCTTTAGGGGGACATAAAAAGGGAATTATCCAATCGAGACAGGATTTTAAAAGATATCCATGGGGAGAACTAAAAGATAAATTTTTCAGCCAATTCTCAGAGGATTTTGAACTATTACGAGAAGAAATGCCCCAAGGTATGAAGGCTATAGGGGGAGTAGGTAACGGTGTGTTTGAATGTGTACAAGACTTAGTAGGATATACAGACCTTTGTCTAATATTATTTGATGATCCAGAGCTCTTTAGGGATCTCTTTATTCAATCAGGCAAGATTATATTGGAAATATGGAATGAGTTCCTGAAGAAATATGGAGATATGTTTTGTGTGTATCGTTTTGGTGATGATTTAGGGTTTAAAGATACGACACTCCTATCACCTGATACCATAAGAAATCATATTATACCGGAATATAAAAAAGTAGTTGATCTCGTTCATTCATATCATAAACCATTCTTATTGCATTCGTGTGGTAACATATTTCCTATAATGGAGGATTTATTGAATGTTGTTAAGATAGATGCAAAACATTCAAATGAAGATGTTATTGCCCCATTCTCATTTTGGATAGATCAGTATGGAGATAGGATAGGGAATTTTGGAGGAGTGGATGTTGGGCTTTTATGTCAAGGGTCTGAACAGGAAATCAAAGCTTACGTTAAAGATGTAATCAAATATTCTACAGGTCATAAGGGTTTTGCATTTGGTTCAGGTAATTCCATACCAGAATATATACCTGTGGAAGGCTATTTAGCAATGATTGAAGCAGCAAGAGAAGCTAGAGGGGAATAA
- a CDS encoding pyridoxamine 5'-phosphate oxidase family protein yields MREMRRLNRQIDSEEEVIEILKQSDYGILATVDSNGQPYGVPVNYVYANGVIYFHCALEGHKLDNIRENNKISFTVVGSDRILSEKFTTLYSSVIVFGKAEEVVDDHEKEEALKLVIQRFSPDFLEEGLVYIQKAKHKTGVVKLTIDHMTGKRN; encoded by the coding sequence ATGAGAGAAATGAGACGTTTAAATCGGCAGATTGATTCAGAAGAAGAAGTTATTGAGATATTAAAGCAAAGTGATTACGGCATACTTGCTACAGTTGATTCAAATGGACAACCCTATGGTGTCCCAGTGAATTATGTCTATGCTAACGGTGTTATCTATTTCCACTGCGCTCTTGAGGGACATAAGCTTGATAATATAAGAGAGAATAATAAGATAAGCTTTACGGTAGTAGGAAGTGATAGGATCCTAAGTGAGAAATTTACAACCCTATATTCTAGTGTCATTGTATTTGGAAAGGCTGAAGAAGTTGTTGATGATCATGAAAAAGAAGAAGCACTTAAATTGGTGATACAACGTTTTAGTCCAGATTTCCTTGAAGAGGGATTAGTCTATATTCAAAAAGCTAAACATAAAACGGGTGTTGTTAAACTTACCATTGACCATATGACTGGAAAAAGAAATTAA
- a CDS encoding GNAT family N-acetyltransferase has product MHIRELTLYDIDKVQLMIKDLGKDEASYDKIKRFLSEDEHHLIAALDQGKIIGFALAYELPRIDGKGNMLYVHEIDVAEEYRRQGIGKSLMDELNKLRINKNMCKMFLLVDPDNSPAIGLYETCNGLKSESLLYTYE; this is encoded by the coding sequence ATGCATATTCGAGAACTGACACTTTATGATATTGACAAAGTTCAGCTGATGATTAAAGATTTAGGAAAAGACGAAGCAAGCTATGATAAAATCAAAAGATTCCTAAGTGAAGATGAACATCATCTTATAGCAGCTCTGGATCAAGGCAAAATTATCGGATTTGCTTTAGCCTACGAGTTACCAAGGATAGATGGTAAAGGCAACATGCTCTATGTACATGAAATTGATGTAGCAGAAGAATACAGGCGACAGGGTATTGGCAAAAGTTTAATGGATGAGTTAAACAAGCTACGCATTAATAAAAATATGTGCAAAATGTTTTTACTTGTTGACCCAGACAATTCCCCAGCTATTGGATTATATGAAACCTGCAATGGCTTAAAGTCAGAGAGTCTTCTGTATACATACGAATAA
- a CDS encoding AraC family transcriptional regulator encodes MYPYKEYLITSKDIFPVDVFIQDNLKSYIDVKSHYHDSIEILYMLKGTCQQQINGHSLILQKNDIIIINSGDIHATICERNVEVRILVFKFLPELIQTNLKNFNETKYLLSFLNLPKNKNAFITEEAVEHERISHIIIEIYKEFLDQKKGYEICIKGYIYQLITYLIRSDLFSVYIDESAEKNLAVLQPLLQYIESHYKDNITLEQAAKITNMSYYHLSRYFKKVIGSNFKEYLDYVRVIEFEKLMISQEITISRAALETGFSNISSFNRVYKRVRGYPPKSIKQKVQRNKQKINIPSQS; translated from the coding sequence ATGTATCCTTATAAAGAATATTTAATTACTTCAAAAGACATTTTCCCAGTAGATGTCTTTATTCAGGACAACTTAAAAAGTTATATTGATGTTAAATCCCATTATCATGATAGTATTGAGATATTATATATGCTGAAAGGTACATGTCAGCAGCAGATCAATGGACATTCTTTAATTCTTCAAAAGAATGATATCATTATTATAAATAGTGGTGATATTCATGCCACGATTTGTGAAAGAAATGTAGAGGTGAGAATTCTTGTTTTTAAATTTTTACCTGAATTAATTCAAACCAATCTAAAGAATTTTAATGAGACTAAATATCTCTTATCTTTTTTAAACTTACCAAAAAATAAGAATGCCTTCATAACAGAAGAAGCTGTAGAACATGAAAGGATCAGTCATATCATAATAGAAATCTATAAGGAATTCTTAGATCAGAAAAAAGGATATGAGATATGTATAAAAGGTTATATTTATCAATTAATCACCTATTTGATTAGATCAGATCTGTTTAGCGTATATATTGATGAAAGTGCAGAGAAGAATTTAGCCGTGCTTCAGCCATTACTCCAATATATTGAGAGTCACTATAAAGATAACATAACTTTAGAACAGGCTGCTAAGATTACAAATATGAGTTATTATCATCTTTCAAGATATTTTAAAAAGGTCATAGGAAGTAATTTCAAAGAATATTTAGATTATGTAAGGGTCATAGAATTCGAGAAGCTTATGATATCTCAAGAGATTACCATTTCAAGAGCAGCACTAGAAACAGGCTTTAGTAATATTTCAAGCTTTAACCGGGTATATAAAAGGGTGAGAGGTTATCCACCAAAATCAATTAAGCAAAAAGTGCAAAGAAATAAGCAAAAAATAAATATCCCTTCTCAATCTTAA
- a CDS encoding AraC family transcriptional regulator, whose protein sequence is MNDYCCVQKAIDYIEENIGEEISLHHVADEAYMSLMQLYREFYSLVGHSVKDYIRKRRISKAANRVKETDDALTSIALDSGFETQSGFIKAFKKITGVTPREYKKSALYFSFPKKDVIYETTLVNQQSIKVVNIPPMRVLAYEHLASKEDGIEEDAIKAFRAWTKKNGICMKKKSTLYGYNYQVDITQKKYGYRVMIEVDDNIQVTEEGIDVVNLEAGNYAVVEVLSPDETISSSSKAINNAWNQLYSNWLPTSSFILGNHQYFEEYIFKSNKLYKMRLFLPIARDLNPGKIEVVKLEEKEVLLFMGTGENAEEVATKSLVHYLKDNQLLRSNNRFYLSYDQDDKWWNCGIIVTKQMEVSNQTYKSIPTAYYACLKPHSYDNLKSLVDILYRWTFFNSHYEISGHWFAVYEVTDWIQLEEKTELTIYLPIEKKGWNKSACS, encoded by the coding sequence ATGAATGATTATTGTTGTGTGCAGAAAGCCATTGATTATATAGAAGAAAACATAGGAGAAGAGATCTCTCTTCACCACGTTGCTGATGAAGCATACATGTCTTTGATGCAATTATATAGAGAATTTTATTCTCTTGTAGGGCATTCGGTTAAAGATTATATTCGAAAGCGAAGAATAAGTAAGGCTGCAAACAGGGTGAAAGAGACTGATGATGCTCTTACGAGCATAGCTTTAGATAGTGGATTTGAAACACAGAGTGGATTCATTAAAGCCTTTAAGAAAATTACAGGAGTGACCCCAAGAGAATACAAGAAAAGTGCTCTTTACTTCAGTTTTCCAAAGAAAGATGTCATATATGAGACCACTCTTGTAAATCAGCAATCTATTAAAGTAGTCAATATTCCACCTATGCGAGTTTTGGCCTACGAGCACTTAGCTTCTAAGGAAGATGGAATAGAAGAAGATGCAATAAAGGCGTTTAGGGCGTGGACTAAAAAGAATGGCATATGCATGAAAAAAAAGAGCACATTGTATGGTTATAATTATCAAGTAGATATCACTCAGAAAAAATACGGGTATAGAGTAATGATAGAGGTTGACGATAACATACAGGTTACAGAAGAGGGAATCGACGTCGTTAATTTAGAAGCTGGGAACTACGCAGTAGTGGAGGTTTTATCACCTGATGAAACCATTAGTTCTTCAAGTAAAGCAATTAACAATGCTTGGAATCAATTGTATTCCAACTGGTTGCCTACAAGTTCCTTTATCCTTGGTAATCATCAGTATTTTGAAGAATATATTTTTAAGTCTAATAAGCTTTATAAGATGAGGCTATTTTTACCTATAGCTAGAGATCTAAATCCTGGTAAGATTGAGGTTGTTAAACTTGAGGAAAAAGAAGTCCTTCTATTTATGGGGACCGGCGAAAATGCAGAGGAGGTTGCTACAAAATCCTTAGTCCATTATCTAAAAGATAACCAACTATTACGTAGTAATAATAGATTCTATTTAAGCTATGATCAAGATGATAAATGGTGGAATTGTGGCATTATTGTGACTAAACAGATGGAAGTGAGTAATCAGACCTACAAAAGTATTCCAACAGCTTATTACGCCTGTCTTAAGCCCCACTCTTATGATAATCTCAAGTCACTGGTTGACATCCTCTATCGATGGACGTTTTTCAATAGTCACTACGAAATAAGTGGGCATTGGTTTGCTGTTTATGAAGTGACGGACTGGATTCAATTAGAAGAAAAAACAGAACTAACAATTTATTTACCAATTGAAAAGAAAGGGTGGAATAAAAGTGCATGTTCATAA
- a CDS encoding DUF1287 domain-containing protein, whose product MKKFFLRIVILGILFAGFLLYEEYMYGNYLYFLQPTLRVETITLTNDKDGDGVTDLKDIVEGAREEIKNKTTYHSDYYDGGYPPEDEGVCTDVIWRALANAGYNLKEDMDQDIANHLEDYPRVDKPDPNIDFRRVKNQFVFFSKYAETLTTTVEPYNASIMSQWQPGDIVVLKKPDHIAIISDRRRKDGVPYIIHNSWTVPKEQNLLLKWYEEGHIVGHFRYYEE is encoded by the coding sequence ATGAAGAAGTTCTTTCTAAGGATTGTAATACTGGGAATTCTGTTTGCGGGTTTTTTGTTATATGAAGAATACATGTATGGGAATTATCTTTATTTTTTACAACCAACTCTTCGTGTTGAAACGATTACCCTGACCAATGATAAGGATGGTGATGGAGTTACAGATTTAAAGGATATCGTTGAAGGGGCTAGAGAAGAGATAAAGAATAAAACGACATATCATAGTGATTATTATGATGGAGGTTATCCGCCAGAGGATGAAGGGGTATGTACAGATGTCATTTGGCGTGCTCTTGCTAATGCAGGGTATAATTTAAAAGAAGACATGGATCAAGACATCGCCAATCATCTTGAAGACTATCCAAGAGTGGATAAGCCTGATCCTAACATTGATTTTCGTCGGGTAAAAAATCAGTTTGTCTTTTTCAGTAAGTATGCTGAAACCTTAACTACTACAGTTGAGCCTTATAATGCAAGTATTATGTCACAGTGGCAACCAGGTGATATAGTCGTCTTAAAGAAGCCGGATCATATTGCTATTATATCTGATAGACGACGTAAGGATGGTGTTCCTTATATTATTCATAACTCATGGACAGTACCAAAAGAACAGAATTTGCTCCTCAAATGGTATGAAGAAGGTCATATAGTCGGTCATTTTAGATATTATGAAGAATAA